The following coding sequences are from one Sphingomonadaceae bacterium OTU29LAMAA1 window:
- a CDS encoding enoyl-CoA hydratase/isomerase family protein: protein MSDDLLTTTEGAVGRLRLNRPKALNALNLSMCEGMLAALEAWRADANVAAVMLDHAEGRGFCAGGDIRMLSESGAADGLAARAFFHTEYRLNHRLFAYAKPTVAFMDGVTMGGGVGIALPCRYRIATENTRFAMPETGIGLFPDVGGGWFLSRLPGRIGQFLALTGHRLDGAEAHALGLATHYLPATALEGAKVGIVADPQGIEAILDRVSIAPPEPKLVAHRADIDRLFAADTLEEVFAALEADDGAFAQAQLAVLRTKSPQAMKVSLRLLYDGGLMQSFADEMAQEYAVASRVVQRHDFLEGVRAVIVDKDNAPRWQPATPAGVTDHVIDQIFAPLPEADAWTPA, encoded by the coding sequence ATGAGCGACGATCTGCTGACCACGACCGAAGGCGCCGTCGGACGGCTTCGCCTGAACCGACCCAAGGCGCTGAACGCGCTGAACCTTTCGATGTGTGAGGGGATGCTGGCGGCGCTGGAGGCATGGCGCGCCGATGCTAACGTCGCGGCGGTCATGCTGGACCATGCCGAAGGTCGCGGCTTCTGCGCCGGTGGCGACATCCGCATGCTGAGCGAGAGCGGCGCGGCCGATGGTTTGGCAGCGCGGGCGTTCTTCCACACCGAATACCGCCTCAATCATCGGCTGTTCGCCTATGCCAAGCCGACGGTGGCCTTCATGGACGGCGTGACGATGGGCGGCGGCGTCGGCATCGCCTTGCCCTGCCGCTATCGCATCGCGACCGAAAACACGCGCTTCGCCATGCCGGAAACCGGGATCGGCCTGTTCCCCGACGTGGGCGGCGGCTGGTTCCTGTCGCGGCTGCCGGGGCGGATCGGCCAGTTTCTGGCATTGACCGGGCACCGCCTGGATGGTGCGGAAGCGCACGCACTGGGACTGGCGACGCATTATCTGCCGGCTACGGCGCTGGAAGGGGCGAAGGTGGGGATCGTCGCCGACCCGCAGGGGATCGAGGCGATCCTCGATCGAGTGAGCATCGCGCCACCCGAGCCGAAGCTGGTGGCGCATCGCGCCGACATCGACCGGCTGTTCGCTGCGGACACGCTGGAGGAGGTGTTCGCCGCGCTGGAGGCGGACGATGGCGCGTTCGCGCAGGCACAACTTGCGGTGCTGCGGACCAAAAGTCCGCAGGCGATGAAGGTGTCGCTGCGGCTGCTATACGACGGCGGGCTGATGCAGAGCTTCGCCGACGAGATGGCACAGGAATATGCCGTCGCCAGCCGCGTCGTGCAGCGCCACGATTTTCTGGAAGGTGTGCGTGCGGTGATCGTCGACAAGGACAATGCGCCGCGCTGGCAGCCCGCCACGCCCGCCGGCGTTACCGATCACGTCATCGACCAGATCTTCGCGCCGCTGCCGGAAGCGGACGCGTGGACGCCCGCATAA
- a CDS encoding chorismate mutase, whose translation MSDDVLQGYRKSIDNIDAALVHLLAERFKVTQAVGRHKATSGLPAADPGREERQIARLRQMAEEAELDPEFSEKFLRFIIDEVIRHHEKLRG comes from the coding sequence ATGAGCGACGACGTGCTGCAGGGCTACCGCAAGAGCATCGACAATATCGATGCGGCGCTCGTCCACCTGCTCGCCGAACGCTTCAAGGTGACGCAGGCGGTGGGCCGGCACAAGGCGACATCGGGCCTGCCAGCCGCCGATCCGGGCCGCGAGGAACGCCAGATCGCCCGCCTGCGCCAGATGGCCGAAGAGGCGGAGCTGGACCCAGAATTCAGCGAGAAGTTCCTCCGCTTCATCATCGACGAGGTGATCCGCCACCACGAGAAGTTGCGCGGGTGA
- a CDS encoding PAS domain-containing protein, protein MSSIPSAPTPAPAAWPVGGGECGALIRAFDWSRTPLGPVHDWSPALRTTVSNIVNSPVPKVLMWGAGHIMIYNDGYARVAGGRHPQALGADVGSVWPDLWEWNRDILMRGFAGEVVAFHDQPMMLARDDGAAQRFFLDLFYTPVHLDDGSVGGVMCTVIDNTARIGAEVAVAASAKELRAITDALPVLISYVGADHVYRFANSYYLDWFGLTPDQVTGRHLRDVLGAEIYAERLPLIERALAGESIRSEGRMSHRDGSFRRADIRYLPRADADGTILGFHVLVTDVEERAQREAAVRVSNDRFRAAMEAVHGVLWTNTADGRMLGEQPGWSALTGQDAEAYSGYGWANAVHPDDADATVAAWNAAVAARSIFIFEHRVRRHDGAWRNCLIRALPIKDAAGEIVEWVGVHTDITEQRAAEQTLRDQADHLQRQVRHRERAEEQLRQLNENLEARVIAEIGERRAAEAALAQSQKMETIGKLTGGVAHDFNNLLQVVSGNLQLLSKDIAGNDRAERRVSNAMAGVSRGSKLAAQLLAFGRRQALEPKVVNVTRFVQGMDDMLRRAIGEGIEVETVFGGGLWNCFIDPAQIENALLNLAINARDAMNGTGKLTIELANAHLDDAYALRHEEVDAGQYVMLAVSDTGSGMAPDIVAKVFEPFFSTKSEGKGSGLGLSMVYGFVKQSGGHVKIYSEVGEGTTIKLYLPRSREAEDVEVQVDTGVIEGGTETVLVVEDDDEVRATVVEMLGDLGYRVLKAVDAQSALNVIESGIPIDMLFTDVVMPGTLKSPELARKAKERLPDLSVLFTSGYTENSIVHGGRLDAGVELLSKPYTREALARKFRHVLANQRQRSAGLAARELTSAPVALRPPAGAKGQITVLLVEDDAVIRATTAELLQASGYVVVDAASAEDAMTALQTVPIDALVTDVNLPGASGPEFAITARELRPGVGIVFATGDTAAVPSGTGAVLLAKPYGMEALQAAIAAALPNGAAKPRQLEKEI, encoded by the coding sequence ATGTCCTCCATCCCCTCTGCGCCGACGCCCGCCCCTGCTGCCTGGCCGGTCGGCGGCGGCGAATGCGGCGCGCTGATTCGCGCATTCGACTGGAGCCGCACGCCGCTCGGTCCGGTCCACGACTGGTCGCCCGCGCTACGGACGACGGTGAGCAACATCGTCAATTCGCCGGTGCCCAAGGTGCTGATGTGGGGCGCTGGCCACATCATGATCTATAACGACGGTTACGCCCGCGTTGCCGGTGGTCGCCATCCGCAGGCGCTCGGTGCGGACGTCGGGTCGGTGTGGCCCGACCTGTGGGAGTGGAATCGCGATATCCTGATGCGCGGGTTCGCCGGAGAGGTCGTCGCCTTCCACGATCAGCCGATGATGCTCGCCCGTGACGACGGCGCGGCGCAACGTTTCTTCCTCGACCTGTTCTACACCCCAGTCCATCTCGACGACGGCAGCGTCGGCGGCGTCATGTGTACGGTCATCGACAACACCGCCCGGATCGGCGCGGAGGTCGCCGTCGCCGCCAGCGCGAAGGAATTGCGCGCGATCACCGATGCGTTGCCGGTGCTGATCTCCTATGTCGGCGCGGACCACGTCTATCGCTTCGCCAACAGCTACTACCTCGACTGGTTCGGCCTGACGCCGGACCAGGTGACCGGACGACACTTGCGCGACGTACTCGGCGCGGAGATCTACGCCGAGCGCCTGCCGCTGATCGAGCGTGCGCTTGCCGGCGAATCGATCCGGTCCGAAGGGCGCATGTCGCACCGCGACGGCAGCTTCCGCCGTGCCGACATCCGGTACCTGCCCCGCGCCGACGCTGACGGAACCATCCTCGGCTTTCACGTCCTCGTCACCGATGTCGAGGAACGGGCGCAGCGCGAGGCGGCGGTGCGGGTCAGCAACGATCGCTTCCGCGCGGCGATGGAGGCGGTGCACGGTGTGTTGTGGACCAACACCGCCGATGGCCGGATGCTGGGCGAACAGCCGGGCTGGAGCGCGCTGACCGGACAGGATGCCGAAGCCTACAGCGGTTATGGCTGGGCGAACGCCGTCCATCCCGACGATGCCGACGCGACCGTAGCGGCATGGAACGCCGCGGTCGCTGCCCGATCGATCTTCATCTTCGAACATCGCGTCCGCCGCCATGATGGCGCATGGCGCAACTGCCTGATCCGTGCGCTGCCGATCAAGGATGCCGCGGGCGAGATCGTCGAATGGGTCGGCGTCCACACGGACATCACCGAACAGCGCGCCGCCGAACAGACGCTGCGCGATCAGGCGGACCATCTGCAACGGCAGGTCCGCCATCGCGAGCGTGCCGAGGAACAACTGCGTCAGCTCAATGAAAACCTAGAAGCCCGCGTCATCGCCGAAATCGGCGAACGCCGCGCAGCCGAAGCGGCACTGGCACAGAGCCAGAAGATGGAGACGATCGGCAAGCTGACCGGCGGCGTCGCGCACGATTTCAACAATCTGCTCCAGGTCGTTTCCGGCAACCTCCAGTTGCTGTCGAAGGACATCGCGGGCAACGATCGCGCCGAACGCCGGGTATCGAATGCGATGGCCGGCGTCTCGCGCGGGTCGAAGCTCGCGGCGCAACTGCTCGCCTTCGGACGGCGTCAGGCGCTTGAGCCCAAGGTCGTCAACGTCACCCGCTTCGTACAGGGCATGGACGACATGCTGCGCCGTGCGATCGGCGAGGGGATCGAGGTCGAGACGGTTTTCGGCGGCGGCCTGTGGAACTGCTTCATTGATCCTGCGCAGATCGAGAATGCCTTGCTCAACCTCGCGATCAACGCGCGCGACGCGATGAACGGCACCGGCAAGCTGACGATCGAACTCGCCAACGCCCACCTCGACGACGCGTATGCGCTCCGTCACGAAGAGGTCGACGCGGGCCAGTACGTCATGCTCGCGGTCAGCGACACCGGCAGCGGCATGGCGCCCGATATCGTCGCCAAGGTATTCGAACCGTTCTTCTCGACCAAGTCGGAAGGCAAGGGATCCGGGCTTGGCCTGTCGATGGTCTATGGCTTCGTCAAACAGTCCGGCGGCCACGTGAAGATCTATTCGGAGGTCGGCGAAGGCACCACGATCAAGCTGTACCTGCCGCGCAGTCGCGAGGCGGAGGATGTCGAGGTTCAGGTCGACACCGGTGTGATCGAGGGCGGCACCGAAACGGTGCTGGTGGTGGAGGACGACGACGAGGTGCGCGCGACGGTGGTCGAGATGCTCGGCGACCTCGGCTATCGCGTGCTGAAGGCGGTCGATGCGCAAAGCGCGCTCAACGTCATCGAAAGCGGCATACCGATCGATATGCTGTTCACCGACGTGGTGATGCCCGGCACGCTCAAAAGCCCGGAACTCGCGCGCAAGGCGAAGGAGCGCCTGCCGGACCTCTCTGTGCTGTTCACCAGCGGCTATACCGAAAATTCGATCGTTCACGGCGGGCGGCTCGATGCCGGCGTAGAGCTGCTGTCCAAGCCCTATACCCGCGAGGCGCTGGCGCGGAAATTCCGCCACGTCCTTGCCAACCAGCGTCAGCGCAGCGCCGGGCTGGCCGCGCGAGAGCTGACCAGCGCCCCCGTCGCGTTACGTCCGCCGGCAGGCGCGAAGGGCCAGATCACCGTCCTGCTCGTCGAGGATGACGCAGTTATCCGGGCGACCACCGCCGAGCTGCTACAGGCCAGCGGCTATGTCGTGGTCGATGCGGCGAGCGCGGAGGATGCGATGACCGCGCTGCAAACCGTGCCGATCGATGCGCTGGTGACCGACGTCAACCTGCCCGGCGCCTCCGGCCCGGAATTCGCCATCACCGCTCGCGAGCTACGGCCAGGCGTCGGGATCGTCTTCGCGACGGGTGACACCGCCGCAGTACCGAGTGGCACCGGTGCGGTGCTGCTGGCCAAGCCCTACGGCATGGAGGCGCTTCAGGCTGCAATCGCAGCAGCCCTGCCTAATGGCGCGGCAAAGCCCCGGCAACTGGAAAAGGAAATATGA
- a CDS encoding DUF2147 domain-containing protein produces MIAALLLAAVAPAAVADPHAAILGIWHNPKNSVAVRTGRCGDKLCGWVIRATEKAKTDVASKGYPPLLGTALLREYRRNGKNRWSGQIYVPDMGRAFGSTVTMIDADTLNVKGCLIGGMLCKSQIWRRD; encoded by the coding sequence GTGATCGCCGCCCTGCTCCTCGCCGCCGTGGCACCGGCCGCCGTCGCCGATCCGCACGCGGCGATCCTAGGTATATGGCACAATCCCAAGAACAGCGTGGCGGTGCGCACCGGCCGCTGCGGTGACAAGCTCTGCGGCTGGGTGATCCGCGCGACTGAAAAGGCGAAGACCGACGTCGCCAGCAAGGGGTATCCGCCGCTGCTCGGCACCGCGCTGCTGCGTGAATATAGAAGGAACGGCAAGAATCGCTGGTCCGGGCAGATATACGTGCCCGATATGGGCCGGGCATTCGGATCGACCGTGACGATGATCGACGCCGACACGCTGAACGTGAAGGGCTGCCTGATCGGCGGCATGCTCTGCAAATCGCAAATCTGGCGCCGCGACTGA
- the tmk gene encoding dTMP kinase, whose product MAGAFIAIEGVDGSGKSGVVRHLIASLRAQGHDVLGTREPGGTPQGEALRGLLLAGEDEAWDPRAELLLMTAARVQHVARIVLPAVAAGRVVVSDRYAGSTLAYQGAGRGMAERLIRDLHAAVVDDVWPDLTLVLDLDPAVGLARSRKRLAVDAVDEGRFESLDLAFHQRIRAAFLAQAAAAPERHVVVDAGGTPDEVQAAALATLVRFLER is encoded by the coding sequence ATGGCCGGTGCGTTCATCGCGATCGAGGGCGTCGACGGGTCGGGCAAGAGCGGCGTCGTCCGCCACCTGATCGCCAGCTTGCGGGCCCAGGGGCACGACGTGCTCGGCACCCGCGAACCCGGCGGTACGCCGCAGGGGGAGGCGTTGCGTGGCCTGCTACTTGCGGGCGAAGACGAAGCCTGGGATCCGCGCGCCGAATTGCTGCTGATGACCGCCGCGCGCGTTCAGCATGTCGCCCGCATCGTGTTGCCGGCGGTGGCGGCGGGGCGTGTGGTGGTGTCCGATCGCTACGCCGGATCGACGCTCGCCTATCAGGGCGCAGGCCGTGGAATGGCCGAGCGGTTGATCCGGGATCTGCATGCTGCCGTGGTGGACGACGTGTGGCCCGACCTGACGCTGGTGCTCGACCTCGACCCGGCGGTGGGACTGGCACGCAGCCGCAAGCGGCTGGCGGTCGATGCGGTGGACGAGGGCCGGTTCGAAAGTCTCGACCTCGCCTTCCACCAGCGCATTCGCGCCGCCTTCCTCGCTCAGGCGGCGGCGGCACCGGAACGACACGTCGTGGTGGACGCCGGCGGCACGCCCGACGAGGTGCAGGCCGCGGCGCTTGCTACGTTGGTGCGGTTTCTGGAACGGTAG
- a CDS encoding enoyl-CoA hydratase — protein MAEYQTILVERRDRVTLITLNRPEALNALNAQVLDDLLAALAAFDADDSQGCAVLTGSAKAFAAGADIKEMQAMDFAAMYGRNHFSGYERLTATRKPIIAAVAGYALGGGCELAMMCDFILAADSAKFGQPEVKLAVSPGMGGSQRLARAVGKAKAMEMCLTGRMMDAAEAERAGLVSRVIPAADLVDEAVKTAATIAGMAPLAVLANKEMVNAAFETTLSQGVQFERRLFHGLFGTADQKEGMAAFVEKRPGAWTGK, from the coding sequence GTGGCCGAATACCAGACCATCCTCGTCGAGCGGCGCGATCGTGTGACGCTCATCACGCTCAACCGGCCGGAGGCGCTGAATGCCCTCAACGCACAGGTGCTGGACGACCTGCTGGCGGCGCTCGCGGCGTTCGATGCCGACGACTCGCAGGGCTGCGCGGTATTGACCGGCAGCGCCAAGGCGTTCGCGGCGGGGGCGGACATCAAGGAAATGCAGGCGATGGACTTCGCCGCGATGTACGGCCGCAACCACTTCAGCGGCTACGAAAGGCTGACCGCGACGCGCAAGCCGATCATCGCCGCAGTGGCGGGCTACGCGCTGGGCGGAGGATGCGAGCTGGCGATGATGTGCGACTTCATCCTGGCCGCCGACAGCGCGAAGTTCGGCCAGCCCGAGGTGAAGCTGGCGGTCAGTCCCGGCATGGGTGGTTCGCAGCGGCTGGCGCGCGCGGTCGGCAAGGCGAAGGCGATGGAGATGTGCCTGACCGGTCGGATGATGGACGCCGCCGAGGCGGAGCGCGCCGGGCTGGTCAGCCGGGTGATCCCCGCCGCCGATCTGGTCGATGAGGCGGTGAAGACCGCCGCGACGATCGCCGGCATGGCACCGCTGGCGGTGCTGGCGAACAAGGAAATGGTCAACGCGGCGTTCGAGACGACGCTGTCGCAGGGCGTGCAGTTCGAGCGGCGGCTGTTCCACGGGCTGTTCGGCACCGCCGACCAGAAGGAGGGCATGGCGGCGTTCGTCGAGAAACGTCCGGGGGCGTGGACGGGGAAGTAA